A genome region from Thermodesulfobacteriota bacterium includes the following:
- a CDS encoding ribose-phosphate pyrophosphokinase, whose amino-acid sequence MLDKVRIFTGRSNPVIAEGICTALGVELGKAEVKTFSDGEISVDIQESVRGMEIYVVQSLCTPCNDNLMELLIMLDALKRASAYSITAVIPYYGYARQDRKVAPRTPISAKLVADLIEVAGATRVVCMDLHAGQIQGFFNIPVDNLYATPVLLPYIKGRFTDEIVVVSPDAGGVERARAFAKRLEAGLAIIDKRRPSQNVSEVMHIIGEVEGRVAVLLDDMVDTAGTMTQAAAALQEHGAKEIYACCTHAVLSGPAMERIENSPLKEVVVTDTIPNRCDDGCGKIKYIPVGPLLGEAIKRIHFGESVSSLFV is encoded by the coding sequence ATGCTCGACAAGGTAAGGATATTCACCGGAAGGTCCAACCCGGTTATCGCCGAGGGGATATGCACCGCGCTCGGGGTGGAGCTCGGCAAGGCCGAGGTCAAGACCTTCAGCGACGGTGAGATAAGCGTCGACATCCAGGAGAGCGTCAGGGGGATGGAGATATACGTCGTGCAGTCGCTCTGCACCCCGTGTAACGACAACCTGATGGAGCTTCTGATAATGCTCGATGCGCTCAAGAGGGCGTCGGCCTATTCGATAACGGCGGTGATACCGTACTACGGTTACGCGAGGCAGGACAGGAAGGTCGCGCCCCGCACACCCATTTCGGCCAAGCTCGTGGCCGATCTGATAGAGGTGGCGGGCGCGACGCGCGTTGTCTGCATGGACCTGCACGCCGGGCAGATTCAGGGCTTTTTCAACATACCGGTCGACAACCTCTACGCCACGCCGGTGCTCCTTCCTTATATAAAGGGACGCTTTACCGACGAGATAGTGGTCGTCTCCCCGGACGCCGGAGGCGTGGAGAGGGCCAGGGCGTTCGCGAAGAGGCTTGAGGCGGGGCTGGCGATAATCGACAAGAGGAGGCCCTCGCAGAACGTCTCCGAGGTAATGCACATCATAGGCGAGGTCGAGGGCAGGGTAGCGGTGCTCCTCGACGACATGGTGGACACCGCCGGTACCATGACGCAGGCCGCCGCGGCCTTGCAGGAGCACGGGGCCAAGGAGATATACGCGTGTTGCACGCACGCCGTACTCTCCGGCCCGGCCATGGAGAGGATAGAGAACTCCCCCTTGAAGGAGGTCGTCGTGACCGACACGATACCCAACAGGTGCGACGACGGGTGCGGCAAGATCAAGTACATACCGGTCGGGCCGCTCCTCGGTGAGGCGATAAAGAGGATACACTTCGGCGAGTCGGTAAGCTCCCTCTTTGTCTGA